A single genomic interval of Streptosporangium album harbors:
- a CDS encoding cytochrome ubiquinol oxidase subunit I translates to MDVLDLARTQFAVTGSLHFLFVVLTLGLAPLVAIMHTRSVLTGKPVHERMTRFWGQIYVINYALGIVTGLVMEFQFGLSWSGLSHYAGDIFGAPLAIETLGAFFLESTFLGLWIFGWHRLPKWLHLACIWLVTLTAYASAFWIMVANSFLQNPAGAVERGDHLALTDFGALVTNPMLAMSLPHVLGAGLWTGGFVVMGASAYQLLRRTAEREFFTRSLRLGVVAAFIGSLVTVGFGYAQFGPVGIFQPDKFNDATLAGAGLGVMITIGQTLQLLIMFVLLPTVYWLPRWRWAHPILLLMTPLPFLAAICGWLAREVGRQPWLINGKLTVADAMSPGLTTGMVTLSLFGFAGVLGLLALVDYLLIAQTVRRGPGAAALGAGDGPAGSTERAHALSF, encoded by the coding sequence ATGGACGTGCTCGACCTGGCTCGGACGCAGTTCGCGGTGACGGGGAGTCTTCACTTCCTGTTCGTCGTGCTGACCCTGGGCCTGGCCCCCCTCGTCGCGATCATGCACACCCGCTCCGTCCTGACCGGCAAGCCGGTCCATGAGCGGATGACCCGTTTCTGGGGCCAGATCTATGTGATCAACTACGCGCTGGGCATCGTCACCGGACTGGTGATGGAGTTCCAGTTCGGCCTGAGCTGGAGCGGCCTGTCGCACTACGCCGGGGATATCTTCGGCGCGCCGCTCGCGATCGAGACGCTCGGGGCCTTCTTCCTGGAGTCCACCTTCCTGGGACTGTGGATCTTCGGCTGGCACCGGCTGCCCAAGTGGCTCCACCTGGCGTGCATCTGGCTGGTGACCCTGACCGCCTACGCCTCCGCTTTCTGGATCATGGTGGCCAACTCGTTCCTGCAGAACCCGGCGGGAGCCGTGGAGCGGGGCGACCACCTGGCGCTGACCGACTTCGGCGCGCTGGTCACCAACCCCATGCTGGCCATGTCACTCCCCCACGTGCTCGGTGCGGGCCTGTGGACCGGCGGGTTCGTGGTGATGGGCGCGAGCGCGTACCAGCTGCTCAGGCGGACCGCCGAGCGGGAGTTCTTCACGAGATCGCTCCGTCTGGGGGTGGTGGCCGCGTTCATCGGCTCGCTGGTCACGGTCGGCTTCGGCTACGCCCAGTTCGGTCCGGTCGGCATCTTCCAGCCGGACAAGTTCAACGATGCCACCCTGGCAGGGGCCGGGCTCGGCGTCATGATCACGATCGGGCAGACGCTCCAGCTCCTCATCATGTTCGTGCTGCTGCCCACGGTGTACTGGCTGCCGCGCTGGCGCTGGGCCCACCCGATCCTCCTGCTCATGACCCCGCTGCCCTTCCTCGCCGCGATCTGCGGCTGGCTGGCCCGCGAGGTGGGCCGCCAGCCGTGGCTGATCAACGGCAAGCTGACCGTCGCCGACGCCATGTCCCCGGGCCTGACCACGGGGATGGTCACCCTCTCGCTCTTCGGGTTCGCAGGCGTGCTCGGCCTGCTGGCGCTCGTCGACTACCTCCTGATCGCCCAGACCGTCCGTCGCGGACCCGGCGCCGCCGCGCTCGGCGCGGGCGACGGCCCCGCCGGCTCCACCGAGCGCGCGCACGCGCTCAGCTTCTAG
- a CDS encoding pentapeptide repeat-containing protein, with translation MTTLDVGWVTCAASPQCAGSARRPYERCLAHLDEDELDEVAGGLSPGSAIDLRGTVVDGHLLERILSATHRRLGRARFDRAVFPGEARFGGVVFDGDVTFDQARFHRLASFLDARFAGNVSFREVRFSRELSLHGVSVAGHAAFDRVCAGRDALFGAARFGRTASFENAEFQGFATFDGTRFTGDATFRGCRFGRASSFRRAEFGGLAGFEAARFWAGCSMAPATVGRSLSLAGAWAGNGLDVTARGCAVDLRRLRVAGPLAVRLEGAEADLEGATLRGPATVSGRGPARMTSLRGVDSEALTLSRVDLSTCGFTGIRHPERLRLAGCAFATTPRGVRFALRWPPLRWWTPRRTLADEHAWRGWSGSEADPPTPHRLAVLYSRLGTGVDDRTTAADFAFGAMEMRRVTSRSAGRWLLSLSWILCGYGLRMGRVLGWVVLVAAVTAATLLMSSASHAARRPPGPSEPSPLVHLSQR, from the coding sequence ATGACGACTCTCGACGTGGGCTGGGTTACCTGCGCCGCCTCCCCGCAATGCGCCGGATCGGCACGGCGACCCTATGAGCGCTGCCTGGCTCACCTCGACGAGGACGAGCTCGACGAAGTCGCCGGGGGACTGTCCCCCGGCTCCGCGATCGACCTGCGGGGCACCGTCGTCGACGGGCACCTGCTGGAGCGGATCCTGTCCGCCACACACCGCCGTCTGGGCCGGGCCCGGTTCGATCGGGCGGTCTTCCCCGGGGAGGCCAGGTTCGGCGGCGTCGTGTTCGACGGGGACGTCACCTTCGACCAGGCCCGCTTCCACCGCCTCGCCTCGTTCCTCGACGCGCGTTTCGCGGGAAACGTCTCCTTCCGGGAGGTCAGGTTCTCCAGGGAGCTGTCCCTGCACGGTGTGAGCGTCGCCGGGCACGCCGCCTTCGACCGGGTGTGCGCCGGCCGGGACGCGCTGTTCGGCGCGGCCCGGTTCGGGCGGACCGCGTCCTTCGAGAACGCGGAGTTCCAGGGGTTCGCCACCTTCGACGGCACCCGGTTCACCGGTGACGCCACCTTCCGGGGGTGCCGGTTCGGCCGGGCGTCGTCGTTCCGCAGGGCCGAGTTCGGCGGGCTGGCCGGATTCGAGGCGGCGCGGTTCTGGGCGGGCTGCTCCATGGCTCCGGCCACGGTCGGCCGCAGCCTGAGCCTCGCCGGGGCGTGGGCGGGCAACGGCCTCGACGTGACGGCCCGCGGCTGCGCGGTGGACCTGCGGCGGCTGCGGGTGGCCGGCCCGCTGGCCGTACGCCTCGAAGGCGCGGAGGCCGACCTCGAAGGCGCGACACTGCGGGGCCCGGCCACGGTCAGCGGGCGGGGCCCGGCGCGGATGACCTCGCTGCGCGGGGTGGACTCCGAGGCGCTGACGCTGAGCCGCGTGGACCTCAGCACCTGCGGCTTCACCGGAATCCGCCACCCCGAGCGGCTCCGGCTGGCCGGCTGCGCGTTCGCGACCACCCCGCGTGGCGTGCGGTTCGCGCTGCGCTGGCCGCCGCTGCGCTGGTGGACCCCGAGGCGCACCCTCGCCGACGAGCACGCCTGGCGCGGCTGGTCGGGGTCCGAGGCCGACCCGCCGACCCCCCACCGCCTCGCCGTCCTCTACTCCCGGCTCGGCACCGGTGTGGACGACAGGACCACCGCCGCCGACTTCGCCTTCGGGGCGATGGAGATGCGCCGCGTCACCAGCCGGTCAGCGGGTCGCTGGCTGCTGTCGCTCTCCTGGATCCTCTGCGGGTACGGCCTGCGGATGGGCCGCGTCCTGGGATGGGTCGTCCTGGTGGCGGCCGTCACGGCCGCCACCCTCCTGATGAGCTCCGCCTCCCACGCCGCCCGCCGCCCGCCCGGCCCCTCGGAACCCTCCCCGCTGGTCCACCTGTCTCAGCGGTGA
- a CDS encoding cytochrome d ubiquinol oxidase subunit II, which yields MDILWTGVFALLLIGYFALEGFDIGLGMLLPVLGRTQEGRDRVVAAMAPFVLANEVWLVAVAGVLFGAFPSIEGDTLFGLYPLVVSLLVSWILRDAGLWFRRRLDGPAWRAGWDWVICVGSYGLALSWGMALVAMAGGLSGPPISLPGLGGGLVVAAAFAFHGWTFVSWRLPGQVTGASRTGRALLVSACAAAAPVTALLAALVPWLLEHTAPAGTLNVLSVMLLPFAPLMVGAQVWVWRTFGPRRAADRIPSFF from the coding sequence GTGGACATCCTCTGGACGGGCGTGTTCGCCCTTCTGTTGATCGGCTACTTCGCCCTGGAGGGCTTCGACATCGGCCTGGGCATGTTGCTGCCCGTGCTCGGCCGGACCCAGGAGGGCCGCGACCGCGTCGTCGCCGCCATGGCGCCGTTCGTCCTGGCGAACGAGGTCTGGCTGGTGGCCGTGGCGGGTGTGCTGTTCGGCGCCTTCCCCTCGATCGAGGGAGACACGCTGTTCGGCCTCTACCCGCTGGTGGTCTCCCTGCTGGTCTCGTGGATCCTGCGCGACGCGGGACTGTGGTTCCGTCGCCGTCTCGACGGCCCTGCCTGGCGGGCGGGCTGGGACTGGGTGATCTGCGTCGGCTCCTACGGCCTGGCGCTGAGCTGGGGCATGGCGCTGGTGGCGATGGCCGGCGGCCTGTCCGGACCGCCGATCAGCCTGCCCGGCCTCGGCGGCGGGCTGGTGGTGGCCGCGGCGTTCGCCTTCCACGGCTGGACCTTCGTCTCCTGGCGGCTGCCGGGACAGGTGACCGGCGCGAGCCGGACCGGCAGGGCTCTGCTGGTCTCGGCGTGCGCCGCGGCCGCGCCCGTCACGGCGCTGCTCGCCGCGCTCGTTCCGTGGCTGCTGGAACACACCGCCCCCGCCGGGACACTGAATGTGTTGAGTGTCATGCTTCTGCCGTTCGCACCGCTCATGGTGGGGGCGCAAGTATGGGTATGGCGCACGTTCGGTCCCCGGCGTGCGGCCGACCGGATCCCGTCGTTCTTCTGA
- a CDS encoding HD domain-containing protein, which translates to MTETIAGITIPDSALAKEATELVRQAAPPLLYDHSRRVYLFGTLQGRRLGMEADPELLYVGAMFHDLGLTETYRRTDQRFELDGADEARRFLTSHGLPEADVRKVWEGIALHTTPEVPYRLEPEVALVTAGVETDVLGIGYAELSAEDVAAVTAAHPRPDFKREILAAFTEGFKDRPDTTFGTVNADVLEHFVPGFRHIDFVDVIQNSAWPE; encoded by the coding sequence ATGACCGAGACGATCGCGGGCATCACCATTCCCGATTCCGCCCTCGCGAAGGAGGCGACCGAGCTCGTCCGTCAGGCGGCGCCCCCGCTGCTGTACGACCATTCCCGCCGCGTGTACCTCTTCGGAACGCTGCAGGGCAGACGGCTCGGGATGGAGGCCGACCCCGAGCTGCTCTACGTGGGGGCGATGTTCCACGACCTGGGACTGACCGAGACCTACCGGCGTACCGACCAGCGCTTCGAGCTCGACGGCGCCGACGAGGCACGGCGCTTCCTCACCTCCCACGGCCTGCCGGAGGCCGACGTCCGCAAGGTGTGGGAGGGGATCGCCCTGCACACGACGCCGGAGGTGCCCTACCGGCTGGAGCCCGAGGTGGCGCTCGTGACCGCCGGGGTCGAAACCGACGTCCTCGGCATCGGCTACGCCGAGCTGTCCGCGGAGGACGTCGCCGCGGTCACCGCCGCGCATCCACGCCCCGACTTCAAGCGCGAGATCCTCGCGGCCTTCACCGAAGGGTTCAAGGACCGGCCCGACACCACCTTCGGCACGGTCAACGCGGACGTCCTGGAGCACTTCGTCCCCGGGTTCAGGCACATCGACTTCGTCGACGTCATCCAGAACTCCGCCTGGCCCGAGTAG
- the cydD gene encoding thiol reductant ABC exporter subunit CydD, producing the protein MHKDLLRLARSERAVRRHLALCLGAAVLAGLLVLVQAEVLAGVLSGRFATSALVLLALVVAVRGALGLVQGIAAGRTTTGVKSALRHRLLSRLQELGPARLASHRSGELVTLTGRGLDALDPYLSGYLPAVAVAGVVPIAVLVRLLAADLTSAVIVLVTLPLIPIFGALVGMHTKVVTEQQWRALSRLGGHFLDVVRGLPTLRAFGRARFQAGVIQQVADAHRNATMRTLRVAFLSSLVLELAASLSLALVAVPVGLRLLSGSLDLSTALLVLLLAPEAYLPLRTMGSRFHAAMEGVAAADQAFAVLDGQAEGPAEGGSRPGAGTGRRGAPEIRLENVTVRYPGSEEAALEDVSLVIAPGERVALVGESGAGKSTLLHLLLGSVSPASGRVLIDGAELTDLDSWRRRLASVPQRPHLFATSVADNIRLGSPDATIDEVRAAAEGAYADEFVAGLPGGYETVLGERGANLSAGQRQRVALARAFCRPSADVLLLDEPTARLDGRSEGAVVSATRDLAEGRTSVIVAHRPAMIDVADRVIRIADGRVVSDRVAVRSVDDRTGGATAMETTGGSV; encoded by the coding sequence ATGCACAAGGATCTTCTACGGCTTGCCCGGAGCGAACGGGCCGTCCGCCGCCACCTGGCCCTCTGCCTGGGCGCGGCGGTCCTCGCCGGGCTGCTCGTACTGGTCCAGGCGGAGGTGCTGGCCGGAGTGCTGTCCGGGCGGTTCGCGACCTCGGCGCTGGTTCTCCTGGCACTGGTCGTCGCCGTCCGAGGGGCGCTGGGCCTGGTGCAGGGCATCGCCGCCGGACGCACGACCACCGGAGTGAAGTCGGCGCTGCGCCACCGGCTGCTGTCGCGGCTTCAGGAGCTGGGCCCGGCCCGGCTGGCCTCCCACCGCTCCGGGGAGCTGGTGACGCTGACCGGCCGGGGCCTGGACGCCCTCGACCCCTACCTGTCGGGATATCTCCCGGCGGTCGCGGTCGCCGGGGTCGTGCCGATCGCCGTGCTCGTCCGGCTGCTGGCCGCCGACCTGACCAGCGCGGTGATCGTGCTGGTCACGCTGCCGCTCATCCCGATCTTCGGCGCGCTGGTCGGCATGCACACCAAGGTGGTCACCGAACAGCAGTGGCGGGCCCTGTCACGGCTCGGCGGGCACTTCCTGGACGTGGTCCGCGGCCTGCCCACGCTCCGCGCCTTCGGCCGGGCCCGCTTCCAGGCCGGGGTGATCCAGCAGGTCGCCGACGCCCACCGGAACGCGACGATGCGCACGCTGCGGGTGGCGTTCCTGTCGTCGCTGGTGCTGGAGCTGGCCGCCTCGCTGTCGCTGGCACTGGTCGCCGTACCGGTGGGCCTGCGGCTGCTGTCGGGGTCGCTCGACCTGTCGACCGCGCTGCTGGTGCTGCTGCTCGCCCCCGAGGCGTATCTGCCGCTGCGCACCATGGGCAGCAGGTTCCACGCGGCGATGGAAGGGGTCGCGGCGGCCGACCAGGCCTTCGCCGTGCTGGACGGGCAGGCGGAAGGCCCCGCGGAGGGCGGGTCCCGGCCCGGGGCGGGCACCGGCCGGCGCGGGGCACCGGAGATCCGGCTGGAGAACGTCACGGTGCGCTATCCGGGCAGCGAGGAGGCCGCGCTGGAGGACGTCTCGCTGGTGATCGCGCCCGGCGAACGGGTCGCGCTGGTCGGTGAGAGCGGCGCGGGCAAGAGCACCCTGCTCCACCTGCTGCTCGGCTCCGTCTCTCCCGCCTCCGGCAGGGTCCTGATCGACGGGGCCGAGCTCACCGACCTCGACTCCTGGCGCCGGCGGCTGGCGTCCGTGCCGCAGCGCCCCCACCTGTTCGCCACCTCGGTGGCCGACAACATCAGGCTCGGCTCCCCCGACGCGACGATCGACGAGGTGCGGGCGGCGGCCGAGGGCGCGTACGCCGACGAGTTCGTGGCCGGGCTACCCGGCGGATACGAGACGGTGCTCGGCGAGCGCGGCGCCAACCTGTCGGCCGGGCAGCGGCAGCGGGTCGCACTCGCCCGCGCGTTCTGCCGCCCGTCGGCGGACGTCCTGCTGCTCGACGAGCCGACCGCACGGCTCGACGGCCGCAGCGAGGGCGCGGTCGTGAGCGCCACCCGCGACCTCGCCGAGGGCCGTACCTCGGTGATCGTGGCCCATCGACCCGCGATGATCGACGTGGCCGACCGGGTGATCCGGATCGCCGACGGCCGCGTGGTGTCGGACCGGGTGGCCGTCCGTTCCGTAGACGACCGGACCGGCGGCGCCACCGCAATGGAGACGACCGGGGGGTCCGTGTGA
- the cydC gene encoding thiol reductant ABC exporter subunit CydC produces the protein MGGRLALAASAGAAAELAGLGLIGSAAWLITRAAEQPPLAALSVAIVGVRAFATSKGVFRYGERLAGHDVALRAQATTRERLYAALIPAGPLKQRGADLLSRMVDDTDAAQDLLVRCLLPAVAALVTTVTAVVLALFLLPVAALVLLAGLVVAGALIPAGTAAAARRWSARIAPARAELAARVADLVHGSADLAAYGAGDRALAACAEADARLASLERRQARANAVAMALGVLAQGLTVLAVVLTARGAGAGAVPTAVLALVSLVSFEPVLPMAAAGERLTGVLAALRRLREVRATPPAVTDPATPAAVPGGPPTVEIDGLVVRHSADRSPALNGVSLTLTPGRRVALVGPSGAGKSTLLSALMRLVEPESGTIRLSGVEIGELSADDVRRVMTGLTQDPYVFQASVRDNLRLAGPDAGQDALAEAVRRARLERWVERTGWDTVLGEDGRTVSGGQLQRLALARALLNDPPVLLLDEPAEALDEETADALMADLLDATHGHTTLLVTHRLHGLEEVDEIVVLENGSVIQRGTHEELVGTAGYYRDLWRSEALAAGR, from the coding sequence ATGGGTGGACGGCTGGCTCTCGCCGCCTCGGCGGGAGCGGCGGCCGAGCTGGCCGGGCTCGGGCTGATCGGATCGGCCGCGTGGCTGATCACCAGGGCAGCCGAGCAGCCCCCGCTGGCCGCGCTGAGCGTGGCGATCGTCGGGGTCCGGGCGTTCGCGACGAGCAAGGGCGTCTTCCGGTACGGCGAGCGCCTGGCCGGGCACGACGTCGCGCTGCGGGCTCAGGCGACGACCCGGGAGCGGCTGTACGCGGCGCTCATCCCGGCCGGGCCGCTGAAGCAGCGGGGCGCCGACCTGCTCAGCCGGATGGTCGACGACACCGACGCGGCACAGGACCTGCTGGTCCGCTGCCTGCTCCCGGCGGTGGCCGCGCTGGTCACCACGGTGACCGCGGTCGTGCTCGCGCTGTTCCTGCTCCCGGTCGCGGCGTTGGTGCTGCTGGCCGGGCTGGTGGTGGCCGGGGCACTGATCCCGGCGGGCACGGCCGCCGCGGCCAGGCGATGGTCTGCGCGGATCGCCCCCGCACGGGCCGAGCTGGCCGCCAGGGTCGCCGACCTGGTGCACGGCTCCGCGGACCTGGCCGCCTACGGAGCCGGTGACCGGGCGCTGGCGGCCTGCGCCGAGGCCGACGCGCGGCTGGCCTCGCTGGAACGCCGGCAGGCCAGGGCGAACGCGGTGGCCATGGCTCTGGGCGTGCTCGCCCAGGGCCTCACCGTGCTGGCGGTCGTCCTAACCGCGCGGGGCGCCGGGGCCGGGGCGGTCCCCACGGCGGTGCTCGCGCTGGTCTCGCTGGTGTCGTTCGAGCCGGTGCTGCCGATGGCCGCGGCCGGGGAGCGGCTGACCGGGGTGCTCGCCGCCCTCCGCCGACTCAGAGAGGTCCGCGCGACCCCGCCCGCCGTGACCGACCCCGCCACCCCCGCCGCCGTCCCCGGCGGCCCGCCGACCGTCGAGATCGACGGCCTGGTGGTCCGGCACAGCGCCGACCGCTCCCCCGCCCTCAACGGTGTCAGCCTCACCCTCACCCCCGGCAGGCGCGTCGCCCTGGTCGGCCCCAGCGGCGCCGGCAAGAGCACGCTGCTGTCGGCCCTCATGCGCCTGGTGGAACCCGAGTCCGGCACGATCCGGCTGAGCGGGGTGGAGATCGGGGAGCTGTCCGCCGACGACGTCCGGCGGGTGATGACGGGGCTGACGCAGGATCCGTACGTGTTCCAGGCCTCGGTCCGGGACAACCTTCGGCTGGCCGGACCGGACGCGGGCCAGGACGCGCTGGCGGAGGCCGTACGGCGGGCACGCCTGGAGCGGTGGGTGGAGCGGACCGGGTGGGACACGGTGCTCGGGGAGGACGGGCGGACGGTGTCCGGGGGGCAGCTGCAGCGGCTGGCGCTGGCGCGGGCGCTGCTGAACGACCCGCCTGTGCTGCTGCTGGACGAACCCGCAGAAGCGCTGGACGAGGAGACCGCCGACGCCCTCATGGCCGACCTGCTGGACGCCACCCATGGCCACACGACGCTGCTGGTCACCCACCGCCTGCACGGGCTGGAGGAGGTGGACGAGATCGTCGTGCTGGAGAACGGTTCGGTGAT
- a CDS encoding permease prefix domain 1-containing protein, which yields MARAGIIDDYVTGLSRALRGPKGPKLDLVTEARDSLLDTAEALEAEGLERAEAERVAVEEFGRISEIAPGYQEELSISAGRRLAALLFVSVPLTALMWSVIWKVFPTDPLDYATRPDWFVPVARSVDILQMFTGVLGGIALFALGRGLRRIRRPRLVTRGLAVFVWAMFPVMLVLCAALVYGSHGPTGFSGYPLGVGLTLVSDGFMLAQLYGAAWCLRITRRREPATT from the coding sequence ATGGCGCGCGCCGGAATCATCGACGACTACGTGACAGGGCTCAGCCGTGCTCTCCGAGGCCCGAAGGGACCGAAGCTCGACCTGGTCACCGAGGCGCGTGACAGCCTGCTCGACACCGCCGAGGCGCTGGAGGCCGAGGGGCTGGAGCGGGCCGAGGCCGAGCGGGTCGCGGTCGAGGAGTTCGGCCGGATCAGCGAGATCGCACCGGGGTACCAGGAGGAGCTGTCGATCTCGGCGGGCCGCAGGCTGGCCGCCCTGCTCTTCGTCAGCGTTCCGCTCACCGCGCTCATGTGGAGCGTGATCTGGAAGGTCTTCCCCACCGACCCGCTGGACTACGCGACCAGGCCCGACTGGTTCGTGCCGGTGGCCCGGAGTGTGGACATCCTGCAGATGTTCACCGGCGTGCTCGGCGGGATCGCCCTGTTCGCGCTGGGCCGAGGGCTGCGCAGGATCCGGCGGCCCCGGCTCGTCACCCGGGGGCTGGCCGTGTTCGTCTGGGCCATGTTCCCGGTCATGCTCGTACTGTGCGCGGCGCTGGTGTACGGCTCGCACGGCCCGACCGGCTTCTCCGGCTATCCGCTGGGTGTCGGCCTGACGCTGGTCAGCGACGGCTTCATGCTCGCGCAGCTGTACGGCGCGGCCTGGTGCCTGCGCATCACCCGTCGGCGCGAGCCCGCCACCACGTAG
- a CDS encoding PadR family transcriptional regulator, producing the protein MKEWSGQTDGTPGAGGTVNAGAPLGQTEILLLSVLKQGPLHGYAIVEALRERGAGTLKMPTGTLYPALRRLEQEGYLAGEWGTVGGRRRRTYRLTSFGRTALAGERPAWREFVGTIGTVPEPRATWWRARADG; encoded by the coding sequence GTGAAGGAGTGGAGCGGGCAGACGGACGGCACGCCCGGCGCGGGAGGCACGGTGAACGCCGGCGCCCCCCTCGGGCAGACGGAGATCCTGCTGCTCTCCGTGCTGAAGCAGGGCCCCCTGCACGGCTACGCGATCGTCGAAGCGCTACGGGAGCGTGGCGCGGGCACGCTGAAAATGCCGACCGGCACCCTCTATCCGGCTCTGCGCCGGTTGGAGCAGGAGGGATACCTGGCCGGCGAGTGGGGCACGGTGGGCGGGCGCAGGCGGCGCACCTACCGGCTGACCTCTTTTGGCCGTACGGCTCTGGCCGGGGAACGACCCGCGTGGCGGGAGTTCGTCGGCACGATCGGCACCGTGCCGGAGCCGCGCGCTACGTGGTGGCGGGCTCGCGCCGACGGGTGA